From a region of the Danio aesculapii chromosome 4, fDanAes4.1, whole genome shotgun sequence genome:
- the il26 gene encoding interleukin-26, producing the protein MRILILFALCALLYWSEGHKQEECLKREIRLPMIREMLSMSQDIHKSLPRDNKPFHRILGKLKKCKELNVPDFKRVLEIYDEHVFEKMWDELPTQFIDYFKRLKGIMQNCATEGKPTQSRCAKEKLKKFEHTLMKLQPDGKTKALSEFHSVLLWISSGMDRRKTYKKIH; encoded by the exons ATGAGGATTCTAATACTGTTTGCTCTTTGTGCTCTTCTGTACTGGTCTGAGGGCCACAAGCAGGAGGAATGTTTGAAGCGGGAAATCCGGCTACCTATGATTAGGGAAATGCTCAGTATGTCCCAGGACATCCATAAATCCCTGCCG AGGGACAATAAACCCTTCCATCGGATATTGGGGAAACTTAAAAAGTGCAAG GAACTGAATGTCCCAGACTTCAAGCGTGTCCTAGAAATCTATGATGAACATGTGTTCGAAAAGATGTGGGATGAACTGCCAACCCAGTTCATTGACTACTTCAAAAGGCTGAAGGGCATAATGCAGAACTGT GCGACTGAAGGCAAACCAACCCAGTCCCGCTGCGCAAAAGAGAAGCTTAAAAAATTTGAGCACACGTTGATGAAG CTTCAGCCAGATGGTAAAACCAAAGCTCTGAGTGAGTTTCACAGTGTTTTGCTGTGGATCAGTTCAGGCATGGACAGAAGAAAAACATACAAGAAGATTCACTAG